The genomic region ATCATCTGTGGGTTACCTTCGGTAGTCCGAAGGTAACTGATTCAATGCCTATTCAGCCAAAAATTCGGCTGGTTTTCCGCCGCGGTCTGCGATCAATTTTTGTACTTCGTTAAAATCATCGATCTTGATAATTGGTTCATGGTCACTTTTATTTACATATTCTTCCCAATGTAGATATCCACAGTATACCGGATTTTTTAATATCTTAGAAATGGTCTTTTTGGCCCAAAATCCCCCCTTTTTAGTTGGAATCTTTGCCAAGTTCAACATTTTTGTAATTTCTCCCATACTTTTTCCATTAATATACCAAGAGTAAATATTGTGAATCACCTGAGCCTCGATGTTATTAATCTTAAATTTTCCATCAATGTAGTCATAGCCATATGGTATATTAAAACCTAGTACTCCACCATTTGTTTTGGCTTTTTGTTCCATTCCAATGTATACTCGCTCACCAATTTGTTCAGATTCAAGTTGTGCGATACGTTGTATTATATCCATTACAAATCGCCCCATGGCTGTTGATGTATCAAGTGATTCCATCATGGAAACGAATTCTTTGCCTTTTTTGTTTAGATCTTCCATCATTAGCATAAAGTTTTTAGAATTACGATGGATTCTATCCATTTTAATAACAAGGAGGGCATCCCATTTGTCAATTTCCTCCATCATTCTTGTGTAGGCGGGGCGTCTAGTTTTTCTACCAGAATATCCTTCGTCAATGTATTCCCCTGCTATA from Candidatus Thermoplasmatota archaeon harbors:
- a CDS encoding recombinase family protein → MMDAQPIRAAIYTRVSTEDQAKEGFSLDAQLEKLRSYCKARGWIIAGEYIDEGYSGRKTRRPAYTRMMEEIDKWDALLVIKMDRIHRNSKNFMLMMEDLNKKGKEFVSMMESLDTSTAMGRFVMDIIQRIAQLESEQIGERVYIGMEQKAKTNGGVLGFNIPYGYDYIDGKFKINNIEAQVIHNIYSWYINGKSMGEITKMLNLAKIPTKKGGFWAKKTISKILKNPVYCGYLHWEEYVNKSDHEPIIKIDDFNEVQKLIADRGGKPAEFLAE